The proteins below come from a single Parageobacillus thermoglucosidasius genomic window:
- a CDS encoding glycosyltransferase family 8 protein, with protein MFHVLVTLDANYIPPLKVLMNSLFRNNTKSFSFYLLYSRIPEMEIESLQHFAGQQGHQLIPIYVDPQLFADAPVFRHYTSEMYYRLAAHQFLPQELDRVLYLDPDIVAINPIDDLYDMDFEGNMFIAAEHTHSTKVANLFNKLRLKTPNAKGYFNTGVMLMNLSLMRKEVRLEDIYQFIRENRFKLVLPDQDVLNGLYWDKIKPVDCYRYNYDARYYDMIQLFPNPKHDLHWIRENTVFIHYCGKDKPWKENYKGELGLFYKQYSDILELEEEKA; from the coding sequence ATGTTTCATGTTCTTGTAACGTTAGATGCGAATTATATTCCACCGCTAAAAGTGTTAATGAATTCGTTATTTCGCAATAATACAAAATCTTTTTCTTTTTATCTTCTTTATTCGCGCATTCCGGAAATGGAAATAGAGTCTTTGCAGCATTTTGCCGGGCAACAAGGGCATCAACTTATTCCGATTTATGTCGATCCGCAATTGTTTGCCGACGCTCCTGTGTTTCGCCATTATACTTCGGAAATGTATTATCGTCTTGCTGCACATCAGTTTTTGCCGCAGGAGCTGGACCGCGTTTTATATCTTGATCCAGACATTGTCGCGATTAATCCGATCGATGATTTGTATGATATGGATTTTGAAGGGAATATGTTTATCGCCGCCGAGCATACCCATTCCACGAAAGTGGCGAATTTATTTAACAAATTGAGGCTGAAGACCCCAAATGCGAAGGGATACTTTAACACTGGCGTCATGCTGATGAACTTGTCATTAATGAGAAAAGAGGTCCGCTTGGAAGATATTTATCAGTTTATTCGTGAGAATCGGTTTAAGCTGGTGCTTCCGGACCAAGATGTGTTAAATGGTTTATATTGGGACAAAATTAAGCCGGTTGACTGTTATCGTTATAATTACGATGCTCGTTATTACGACATGATTCAATTGTTCCCGAATCCAAAGCACGATTTGCATTGGATTCGGGAAAATACGGTGTTTATTCATTACTGCGGGAAAGATAAGCCGTGGAAAGAAAATTATAAAGGGGAACTTGGGTTGTTTTACAAGCAGTATAGCGATATTTTGGAATTGGAAGAAGAAAAAGCCTAA
- a CDS encoding YfhD family protein produces MGRSRGRKTRDKNKATLPQVPKQLKSDKLDAEYSSEFADHAQLEETARAQAAGIRQNKARKK; encoded by the coding sequence ATGGGGCGATCCCGCGGACGAAAAACACGTGACAAAAACAAAGCGACTTTGCCGCAAGTTCCGAAACAGCTGAAATCCGACAAACTGGATGCGGAATATTCCAGCGAATTTGCGGATCACGCACAATTAGAAGAAACGGCGCGCGCGCAAGCAGCCGGCATCCGCCAAAACAAAGCGCGCAAAAAATAA